The following are encoded in a window of Haladaptatus sp. R4 genomic DNA:
- a CDS encoding MFS transporter → MGILDTDRRVLALAFARMADSIGNSFLIIVLPLYIGSGMVSGGTFGLSTALVTGLILSAFGFFMSGVQPIAGNLSDKSGKRKVFVVVGLLILAVSNFAYSLAGNYSAMLLIRIGQGIGVAVTVPATVALVNDLSTDDNRGGSMGVFNTFRMLGFGIGPVAAGTVIYGGPYTLLGYGITGFEAAFYIATLGALVGALLVFVLVSDPDVDFDAEHTADAGGDHSIAVFEQHDGHGTLDSVFTLGLASLFMAIGIAILSPLESIINNHLGQSATLFGIEFAAFTLGQVVMQTPVGTASDKYGRKPFILIGLVFLIPATVAQGLVATPLGMIGARFVQGIAGAMVFAPAFALAGDIARNSNAGTTLSVLTMAFGLGTAIGPLAGGWLVSFGYVVPFVFAAALATLGLVLVYTQVEETHSGEDLGAELTRLFLNRDSQPAD, encoded by the coding sequence GTGGGTATCCTCGACACCGACAGACGCGTCCTCGCGCTCGCGTTCGCGCGGATGGCCGATTCCATCGGAAACTCGTTCCTCATCATCGTCCTCCCGCTCTACATCGGGAGCGGTATGGTGAGCGGCGGGACGTTCGGCCTCAGCACTGCCCTCGTCACGGGCCTCATCCTCTCTGCGTTCGGCTTCTTCATGAGCGGCGTCCAGCCAATCGCGGGGAACCTCTCGGACAAGAGCGGGAAACGGAAGGTCTTCGTCGTCGTCGGCCTTCTCATCCTCGCCGTCTCGAACTTCGCGTACTCCCTCGCCGGGAACTACAGCGCGATGCTCCTCATCCGCATCGGGCAGGGTATCGGCGTCGCCGTCACCGTTCCGGCGACCGTCGCGCTCGTGAACGACCTCTCCACGGACGACAACCGTGGCGGGTCGATGGGCGTGTTCAACACGTTCCGCATGCTCGGGTTCGGTATCGGTCCCGTCGCGGCGGGCACCGTCATCTACGGCGGCCCGTACACGCTCCTCGGCTACGGCATCACGGGCTTCGAGGCGGCGTTCTACATCGCGACGCTCGGTGCACTCGTCGGCGCACTCCTCGTCTTCGTGCTGGTGAGCGACCCCGACGTCGATTTCGATGCGGAGCACACGGCGGACGCGGGCGGCGACCACAGTATCGCCGTCTTCGAGCAACACGACGGTCACGGTACCCTCGACTCCGTGTTCACGCTCGGTCTCGCGTCGCTGTTCATGGCTATCGGAATCGCCATCCTCTCGCCCCTCGAAAGCATCATCAACAACCATCTCGGCCAGAGTGCGACGTTGTTCGGGATCGAGTTCGCGGCGTTCACGCTCGGACAGGTCGTCATGCAGACGCCCGTCGGCACCGCGAGCGACAAGTACGGCCGGAAGCCGTTCATCCTCATCGGTCTCGTCTTCCTCATCCCCGCGACGGTCGCACAGGGCCTCGTCGCGACGCCACTCGGAATGATCGGCGCTCGGTTCGTGCAAGGAATCGCGGGCGCGATGGTGTTCGCGCCCGCCTTCGCGCTCGCCGGGGACATCGCGCGGAACTCGAACGCCGGAACGACGCTCTCGGTGCTGACGATGGCGTTCGGTCTCGGAACCGCAATCGGCCCGCTTGCGGGCGGATGGCTCGTCAGCTTCGGCTACGTCGTCCCGTTCGTGTTCGCCGCCGCACTGGCGACGCTCGGCCTCGTGCTCGTGTACACGCAGGTCGAGGAGACGCACTCCGGCGAGGACCTCGGCGCGGAACTCACGAGGCTCTTCCTGAACCGCGACTCCCAGCCCGCCGACTGA
- a CDS encoding class I SAM-dependent methyltransferase, with protein MDIPRTVRTALADRPVSGATCLEAGAGMGNTTAGLLADGASRVYAVTNDPEHATAVRERFDDGEGGWIDGEGEGEWTDGEGEGERFDSESGRTAVLEADLRSLPLETDSVEIITAHALFNLVGPPSLEAVAAELTRVADLGCHLVIDDYRPPPDDAAVRELFALENAAAELATGKSALTFYPEAVLERLFAGYGWEFDRKRILLDPVPWTASHIEAHATAALSMCSRLRPELREPLAAEVKRVATSIGEESTGTMYSVALRLPA; from the coding sequence ATGGATATCCCGCGAACCGTTAGGACAGCTCTCGCCGACCGCCCGGTTTCGGGCGCGACTTGTCTCGAAGCGGGGGCGGGAATGGGCAACACGACGGCCGGTTTGCTCGCCGACGGTGCCAGCCGCGTCTACGCCGTCACGAACGACCCCGAGCACGCGACTGCCGTTCGCGAGCGGTTCGATGACGGCGAAGGAGGTTGGATTGACGGCGAGGGGGAAGGAGAATGGACTGACGGCGAGGGGGAAGGAGAACGGTTCGATAGCGAAAGTGGACGGACCGCCGTTTTGGAAGCGGACCTTCGTTCCCTCCCGCTCGAAACCGACTCGGTCGAAATCATCACCGCGCACGCCCTGTTCAATCTCGTTGGGCCACCGTCACTCGAAGCGGTGGCGGCGGAACTGACGCGGGTCGCGGACCTCGGCTGTCACCTCGTGATCGACGACTACCGCCCACCCCCGGACGACGCCGCCGTGCGCGAACTCTTCGCGCTGGAAAACGCCGCGGCCGAGTTGGCGACGGGGAAATCGGCACTGACGTTCTATCCGGAGGCGGTCCTCGAACGACTGTTCGCGGGATACGGCTGGGAGTTCGACCGGAAGCGGATCCTACTGGATCCGGTGCCGTGGACCGCGAGCCATATCGAGGCACACGCCACCGCTGCGCTCTCGATGTGTTCTCGGCTTCGACCCGAACTCCGCGAGCCTTTGGCCGCGGAAGTAAAACGGGTCGCGACGTCCATCGGCGAGGAATCGACCGGCACGATGTACAGCGTCGCACTTCGTTTGCCCGCTTGA
- a CDS encoding nucleotide disphospho-sugar-binding domain-containing protein, whose translation MCLWGRVVANELDVSTVSFNTSFAMREGSPLIENVSSFDDEEPGFSGEILELLTDVGIEDPDRSDFFVADTDRALVPLTRDFQPDSASFGDDHVFVGPMVRAGGEQRDADLPLDRLAERRSAYVSLGTVVRGDDDFFRACFDAFDDGEWEVVLKAKTDADRLDAESPENVHVRSRVPQLDVLDRVDAFVTHGGMNSTMESLSFGTPTVVVPHMADQHLVADRVSSLGVGVVLDDEEVTAAAVRDAVDSITAEPYHEAIEEFNASVRAAGGAERAADTIEELGTAPQLTEG comes from the coding sequence ATGTGCCTGTGGGGTCGCGTCGTGGCGAACGAACTCGACGTTTCGACGGTTTCGTTCAACACGAGTTTCGCCATGCGAGAGGGGTCGCCGCTGATCGAGAACGTCAGTTCGTTCGACGACGAGGAACCCGGATTCTCCGGCGAGATTCTGGAGCTACTGACCGACGTCGGCATCGAAGACCCCGACCGGAGCGATTTCTTCGTCGCGGATACCGACCGTGCGCTGGTTCCGCTGACCCGCGACTTTCAGCCCGATTCGGCGTCGTTTGGCGACGATCACGTCTTCGTCGGTCCAATGGTGCGCGCCGGTGGCGAACAGCGCGACGCCGACCTTCCGCTCGACCGCCTCGCCGAGCGCCGGTCGGCGTACGTTTCCCTCGGAACCGTCGTCCGTGGGGACGACGACTTCTTCCGCGCCTGCTTCGATGCCTTCGACGACGGCGAGTGGGAGGTCGTCCTCAAGGCGAAGACCGATGCCGACCGCCTCGATGCCGAGAGTCCGGAGAACGTCCACGTCCGCTCACGCGTCCCGCAACTCGACGTGCTCGACCGCGTCGACGCGTTCGTCACCCACGGCGGGATGAACTCGACGATGGAGTCGCTCTCGTTCGGCACGCCGACGGTCGTCGTCCCGCACATGGCCGATCAGCATCTCGTCGCCGACCGGGTCAGTTCCCTCGGTGTCGGCGTCGTTCTCGACGACGAGGAGGTAACGGCCGCGGCGGTCCGCGACGCTGTCGACTCGATCACGGCCGAACCGTATCACGAAGCTATCGAGGAGTTCAATGCGTCGGTTCGGGCCGCTGGCGGTGCTGAACGGGCGGCCGATACCATCGAGGAACTGGGAACGGCACCCCAACTCACCGAAGGCTGA
- a CDS encoding DUF5602 domain-containing protein, with protein sequence MVNRRTLLKALGFGAFGSRFGFDTNRPAELPLLATSILNEGAKKGNTSPSRTTFGPPADVGDGVIRTFVTSAQSGKPLSVGVRFTADMLSGLPTTTTDGTWEIPDGKTPCCGHETVLAFPEGGKTIPFRWFMLNWNPDGHPPPDVYSVPHFDFHFYLMPRAKRDAIENGYCPEATTAVTCGTLERGMEPLPPHQRPPEYESLGAVEPGMGNHLMDRTAPEFNGEPFTHTFLWGTFDGELIFFEPMVTRSFLRDLCTETRVPVEMPSAFPEPGWYPTEYALRYFDEWDTYSVSLESFRWFET encoded by the coding sequence ATGGTAAATCGTCGCACGCTCCTGAAGGCACTCGGATTCGGTGCGTTCGGCTCTCGGTTCGGATTCGATACGAATCGACCGGCCGAACTGCCGCTCCTCGCAACGTCGATACTCAACGAAGGGGCGAAGAAAGGAAACACCTCGCCGAGTAGAACGACGTTTGGACCGCCCGCCGACGTGGGTGACGGAGTGATTCGAACGTTCGTCACGAGCGCGCAGTCAGGGAAGCCCTTGTCCGTCGGCGTCCGGTTCACCGCCGATATGTTGAGCGGATTGCCGACGACGACGACCGACGGTACGTGGGAGATTCCGGACGGGAAGACGCCGTGCTGCGGGCACGAAACCGTCCTCGCGTTCCCGGAAGGGGGGAAAACGATACCGTTCCGGTGGTTCATGCTGAACTGGAATCCGGACGGTCATCCGCCGCCGGACGTCTATTCCGTTCCTCACTTCGATTTCCACTTCTATCTGATGCCGCGGGCGAAACGTGACGCGATCGAGAACGGATACTGTCCGGAGGCAACCACTGCGGTCACCTGTGGAACGTTGGAGCGGGGGATGGAACCGTTGCCACCGCACCAGCGGCCGCCGGAGTACGAGTCCCTCGGTGCCGTCGAGCCAGGGATGGGGAACCACCTGATGGACCGGACCGCGCCGGAGTTCAACGGCGAACCGTTCACCCATACGTTCCTCTGGGGGACGTTCGACGGAGAGCTGATCTTCTTCGAACCGATGGTAACGCGGTCGTTTCTCCGTGATCTCTGTACCGAAACTCGTGTCCCAGTCGAGATGCCGTCCGCGTTTCCCGAACCGGGGTGGTATCCGACCGAGTACGCGCTCCGATATTTCGACGAATGGGATACGTATTCGGTGAGTTTGGAGTCGTTTCGATGGTTCGAAACGTGA
- a CDS encoding sugar porter family MFS transporter → MRSESADSGERLTNEMNVTDILGSPEEEYSNFVYVVAAIAALNGLLFGFDIGIISGALLYIKQSFALSTFLQEVVVSGVLVGAMLGAAVGGGLADRFGRRRLTIAGAAVFFAGSIGMGLSPNVTWLVGFRFVVGIAVGVASIVGPLHISETAPPSIRGSLGFLQQLAITLGILLAYLVSYAFAPTFAGIPGWRWMLAFGAVPAAVLGIGMYFLPESPRWLVEKGRDDEARDVLSRIRADADIEEEMDEINEVSEIESEGNLADLLEPWLRPALLVGIGLAVFQQISGINTIIYYAPTILKNIGFGNVASIVGTVGVGIVNVLLTVVAILLVDRIGRRPLLLVGVGGMTVMLGILGLGFYLPSLSGIVGYVTLGSMILYVAFYAVSLGPVFWLMISEIYPLRIRGTAEGVASVFNWGANLLVALTFLSLIQRIGEALSFWILGVCCLAAFVFIYFRVPETKGRSLEEIESTLRESTFVGSDGDSGTTEYEPDVRE, encoded by the coding sequence ATGAGGTCCGAGTCTGCGGACTCGGGAGAGAGATTAACCAACGAAATGAACGTAACAGACATCCTGGGAAGTCCGGAAGAGGAATACAGCAACTTCGTTTACGTCGTAGCGGCCATCGCCGCACTCAACGGCCTCCTGTTCGGGTTCGATATCGGTATCATCTCCGGTGCACTGCTCTACATCAAACAGTCGTTCGCGCTCTCGACGTTTCTGCAAGAGGTCGTCGTCAGCGGAGTCCTCGTGGGAGCGATGCTCGGCGCGGCGGTCGGCGGGGGATTGGCCGACCGGTTCGGTCGCCGTCGACTTACCATCGCCGGTGCAGCGGTGTTTTTCGCCGGTTCCATCGGAATGGGGCTTTCGCCGAACGTGACTTGGCTCGTCGGGTTCCGGTTCGTCGTCGGCATCGCCGTCGGGGTCGCCTCCATCGTCGGTCCCCTCCACATCTCGGAGACGGCACCGCCCAGTATTCGCGGATCGCTTGGGTTTCTACAGCAGTTGGCGATCACGCTCGGAATCCTGTTGGCATATCTCGTCAGTTACGCATTCGCGCCGACGTTCGCCGGGATTCCAGGCTGGCGTTGGATGCTCGCCTTCGGCGCGGTGCCCGCCGCCGTACTCGGAATCGGGATGTACTTTCTCCCGGAGAGTCCTCGGTGGCTCGTCGAAAAAGGCCGTGACGACGAGGCACGGGACGTGCTCTCGCGTATCCGTGCCGACGCCGACATCGAAGAGGAAATGGACGAGATCAACGAAGTGAGTGAAATCGAGAGCGAGGGGAACCTCGCCGACCTGCTCGAACCGTGGTTGCGTCCGGCCCTACTGGTCGGTATCGGTCTCGCCGTCTTCCAACAGATAAGCGGCATCAATACCATCATCTACTACGCACCGACGATCCTGAAGAACATCGGCTTCGGTAACGTCGCCTCGATCGTCGGGACGGTCGGCGTCGGTATCGTCAACGTCCTATTGACGGTGGTCGCAATCCTGCTGGTCGATCGGATCGGCCGCCGACCGCTGCTGCTCGTCGGCGTCGGCGGGATGACAGTCATGCTCGGGATTCTGGGATTGGGATTTTATCTCCCGAGCCTGTCGGGCATCGTCGGGTACGTCACGCTCGGCAGCATGATCCTCTACGTCGCGTTCTACGCGGTCAGCCTCGGACCCGTGTTCTGGCTGATGATTTCGGAGATATATCCGCTCCGAATTCGGGGGACCGCGGAGGGTGTCGCCAGCGTCTTCAACTGGGGAGCGAACCTCCTCGTCGCGTTGACGTTCCTCTCGCTCATCCAGCGAATCGGCGAGGCGTTGTCGTTCTGGATCCTCGGCGTCTGTTGTCTCGCCGCGTTCGTGTTCATCTACTTCCGGGTTCCGGAGACGAAAGGCCGGTCGCTCGAAGAGATCGAGTCGACGCTCCGCGAAAGCACGTTCGTCGGTTCGGACGGTGATTCCGGAACGACAGAATACGAACCGGACGTACGGGAGTAA
- a CDS encoding deacylase: MRRTGLVAAGIPAVLAMQGTSSAADRTTYTIRDGTPDETDVYVTDAGESGTTAVVVGGIQGNEPAGNRAAGGIKSWSIDSGKLITIPRANQVAIERDTYVNDNGNLNRKFPPGETPTTPLARAIWDVVESSDPDVVINLHSSKGIYHEDVGPDGVGQAIYPTTASGAGEDAVQAAGYMNRHHLPDSFPEYYRFKRGNTINGTRPLLIHKVDADLGKPGFIVEATRYETDLVTRTRWELNIVRHLLRRHGIERTYEN, from the coding sequence ATGCGTCGTACAGGTCTCGTAGCCGCCGGAATCCCTGCCGTGCTCGCCATGCAAGGAACGAGTAGTGCTGCGGATCGAACGACGTACACGATTCGTGACGGGACGCCGGACGAGACCGACGTGTACGTCACGGACGCGGGGGAGAGTGGAACGACTGCCGTCGTCGTCGGCGGCATTCAGGGGAACGAACCGGCCGGGAACAGGGCAGCGGGCGGTATCAAATCGTGGTCGATAGACAGTGGAAAACTCATCACGATTCCGCGGGCGAACCAAGTCGCCATCGAACGCGATACCTACGTCAACGACAACGGGAACCTCAACCGAAAGTTCCCGCCGGGGGAGACCCCAACCACGCCGCTCGCACGGGCGATTTGGGACGTCGTCGAATCGTCCGACCCGGACGTCGTGATCAACCTTCACAGCTCGAAAGGGATATATCACGAGGACGTCGGTCCCGACGGGGTCGGACAAGCCATCTATCCCACTACCGCGTCCGGTGCCGGTGAGGACGCAGTGCAGGCGGCGGGGTACATGAACCGACACCATCTCCCGGACTCGTTCCCCGAGTACTACCGGTTCAAACGAGGAAACACGATAAACGGAACCCGACCGTTACTCATCCATAAAGTCGATGCGGACCTCGGCAAACCCGGATTCATCGTCGAGGCGACCCGGTACGAAACGGACCTCGTAACACGGACGAGATGGGAACTGAACATCGTGCGCCACCTGTTGCGTCGCCACGGAATCGAACGTACCTACGAGAACTGA